In Rissa tridactyla isolate bRisTri1 chromosome 23, bRisTri1.patW.cur.20221130, whole genome shotgun sequence, the following are encoded in one genomic region:
- the DCST2 gene encoding DC-STAMP domain-containing protein 2, whose translation MGSRLGRPPRGRGESPTGGKRSRKKPEEASEAWELAHSAGGFVLGVLLASLYGAAVLLAQGRDIWYCLVTTSSLGATLGLGMAFSAKVRVTVLLSLPHIFTREGKMLLLLLALGMAVQGPCANILQNFSRAAESLSCGAELTLNQTAERLQRAQEPLLDMLAKIKEISQKAKVVGDHARRVFRSLMDSVSYVAQALRNVWRWLMKVGEVCNRELGSPYARCLRLFHEAKDKCERTIPFLSFLCYIVVIFRPLCGLAKVALLFCVIPSYIQSFLRRKISDPLKDALERVRREFEFNISATHHFNISLGASKSLGEVATDIMEGVRLRLEPTRRVLGLFLHFSFCAILYLYLQAVRYRHRYLRDDTFDNVYITRRFVELDLRRAEQGRATVLPLTARECTRYVSPGQPCAGAGIWLSYKECRRYGLQLVAILRHVLLGASIILADYSLFWLLDLIRHLMQGEIVARAPVVLGISVNGSGYTSEIFRDVVSAFDVLQRGNVSVLSQRCVVHPVEPDYGTYVAMGLLYGVCFFTTVFGSYVARLRRLVCAAYYPSREQERTAFLHSTILARRAGLARALYQATKRGAVDAGQGNLLLFLSSTVPGFAQLARLLGIQQKRCLACEMPEQPNFIKCMTPKCKGLYCSECHETLQNVCSVCTGPLSCWDAGDEEMDSSDEETVGLWVGAARALRGQEGGRLLRQRVREVAAGRGGGRRLPPELAARLRAQLKELASGESDGASSGVDGEDSSLSSLDFGYQEQPDSSGSELEEVVALRPPSSEGRAR comes from the exons ATGGGCTCCCGGCTGGGCAGACCCCCGAGGGGCCGGGGGGAGAGCCCGACTGGGGGCAAGCGGTCCCGGAAAAAGCCGGAGGAGGCAAGCGAAGCGTGGGAATTGGCCCACAGCGCCGGCGGCTTCGTGCTGGGCGTGTTGCTGGCCAGCCTGTACGGGGCTGCGGTGCTGCTGGCGCAGGGCCGCGACATCTGGTACTGCCTGGTCACCACCAGCAGCCTGGGGGCCACGCTGGGGCTGGGCATGGCCTTCTCCGCCAAGGTGCGGGTCACCGTGCTGCTCTCGCTGCCCCACATCTTCACCA gggaggggaagatgctgctgctgctgctggcgctgggcATGGCGGTGCAGGGTCCCTGCGCCAACATCCTGCAGAACTTCTCCCGGGCCGCCGAGTCGCTGTCGTGCGGGGCCGAGCTGACCCTCAACCAGACGGCCGAGCGGCTGCAGCGCGCCCAGGAGCCGCTGCTGG ACATGCTGGCTAAAATCAAGGAGATCTCCCAGAAAGCCAAGGTGGTGGGCGACCATGCCCGCAGGGTCTTCCGCTCCCTCATGGACTCCGTCAGCTACGTCG CTCAGGCCCTGCGCAACGTCTGGCGGTGGCTGATGAAGGTGGGCGAGGTGTGCAACCGGGAGCTGGGCTCCCCCTACGCCCGCTGCCTGCGCCTCTTCCACGAGGCCAAGGACAAGTGCGAGCGCAccatccccttcctctccttcctctgctaCATCGTCGTCATCTTCAGGCCCCTCTGCGGTTTGGCCAAGG TTGCCCTCCTCTTCTGCGTCATCCCCAGCTACATCCAGTCCTTCCTCAGGAGGAAAATTTCAGATC CCCTCAAGGACGCTCTGGAGCGCGTCCGCCGGGAGTTTGAGTTCAACATCTCGGCCACGCACCACTTCAACATCAGCCTGGGCGCCAGCAAGAGCCTGGGGGAGGTGGCCACGGACATCATGGAGGGCGTGCGCCTGCGCCTGGAGCCCACCCGCCGCGTCCTGGGGCTCTTCCTCCACTTCTCCTTCTGCGCCATCCTCTACCTCTACCTCCA ggcggTGCGGTACCGTCACCGGTACCTGCGGGACGACACCTTTGACAACGTGTACATCACGCGGCGCTTCGTGGAGCTGGACCTGCGGCGGGCGGAGCAGGGCAGAGCCACCGTCCTGCCCCTGACGGCCAGGGAGTGCACCCGCTACGTCTCCCCAGGTCAGCCCTGCGCCGGGG CCGGGATATGGCTGTCGTACAAGGAGTGCCGCCGGTACGGGCTGCAGCTGGTGGCCATCCTGCGCCACGTGCTGCTGGGGGCCAGCATCATCCTGGCCGACTACAGCCTTTTCTGGCTGCTCGACCTGATCCGGCACCTGATGCAGGGGGAGATCGTCGCCCGGG CGCCGGTGGTGTTGGGCATCAGCGTCAACGGGTCGGGCTACACCAGCGAGATCTTCAGGGACGTGGTCTCTGCCTTCGACGTGCTGCAGCGGGGCAACGTCTCGGTGCTCTCCCAGCGCTGCGTCGTCCACCCCGTGGAGCCCGACTACGGCACCTACGTCGCCATGG GACTCCTTTATGGCGTCTGCTTCTTCACCACCGTCTTCGGCAGCTACGTGGCACGCCTGCGCCGGCTGGTGTGTGCCGCCTACTACCCGTCCCGCGAGCAG GAGCGCACCGCCTTCCTCCACAGCACCATCCTGGCACGCCGGGCAGGGTTGGCACGTGCCCTGTACCAGGCCACCAAGCGAGGCGCGGTCGACGCCGGGCAAGGCaacctgctcctcttcctctcctccac GGTGCCTGGCTTTGCCCAGCTGGCTCGCCTCCTGGGCATCCAGCAGAAACGCTGCCTGGCCTGCGAGATGCCGGAGCAGCCGAATTTCATCAAGTGTATGACGCCCAAATGCAAAG GGTTGTACTGCAGCGAGTGCCACGAAACCCTGCAAAACGTCTGCTCCGTCTGCACGGGTCCCCTGAGCTGCTGGGACGCGGGGGACGAGGAGAT GGACTCCAGCGACGAGGAGACGGTGGGGCTGTGGGTCGGTGCCGCGCGGGCGCTGCGGGGACAGGAGGGAGGACGGCTGTTGCGGCAACGCGTCCGGGAGGTGGCggcgggaagggggggcggcAGGAGGTTGCCCCCCGAATTGGCAGCCCGGCTGCGGGCCCAGCTGAAGGAGTTGGCAAGCGGGGAGAGCGACGGGGCCAGCAGCGGGGTGGACGGCGAGGACAGCTCGCTTTCCAG cCTGGACTTTGGCTACCAGGAGCAGCCCGACAGCAGCGGGAGCgagctggaggaggtggtggcccTGCGGCCGCCCAGCAGCGAGGGCAGGGCCCGGTGA
- the DCST1 gene encoding LOW QUALITY PROTEIN: E3 ubiquitin-protein ligase DCST1 (The sequence of the model RefSeq protein was modified relative to this genomic sequence to represent the inferred CDS: deleted 2 bases in 2 codons): MEPVAAPGRVRSAGTERRRRQKPPNTTLKRVVVSLLPAPCSRFLWSRPDQYRSGKFFLGAGVGTLLGLGLCQLLIVPMNFTETRKAQVSYGLAGVTALGWATSPHFRCATLLVAPKFLGKEGRVYVLSFVLAAIYNGPVANIWHNLEEVTRSLGCVAELQVNHSRHLWRASTAPLHDLMENMARGGRRLNAEMQNVSRAFVELNEEVASEAGYDLRRQRRHPGPRPGQRTQELFEKNTRMRCTHVIDQGMRRCREWFDSMHDKCMEKVFVPIVNHLVCLPMKLKIICRIVRVMDSWCQNRIPVDGNFGQMYDLVNDSIGNLSQEFTASVVYQVGARPLRPGPGWGPHPAGPTVPWPQEHHREMLLDANISAARLMEEVNSHLQQHGTHLGRAVSFFRLLLSFTFLLVFISAFSYTKQYCQDISFDNLYITTYFRQIDARRRKQHKRTLLPLRRAEVSTVIFPCRLAMQRLEMKNMVLELLECIPPLLLLLLACGLDHALVAMLSVIRQHSFVQYSFHSSHRLAVHVTGTSLMARLLRSTVGALNTSSHSRLETSNFACLPRPRSMGRQQYVGSCLPLALLVLLCLAQVYTHRLRRAIAAFYFPKVSGSPGTGRGPGTALARFWGEPVGPGHPSWSPPAQREKSRVLYFYNKLLRQRQIFVQRQRKLVARRARQHPGLVSGDGDVGLGPHRVAGARRGGTLLSPPIPGPFLHGAAAQPHTSPSPPQGPSLREWCCQRWPRLRRWMRRSCMVCGTPGTPQDRVCPAPACGAPYCRPCWREAGGVCLACTPGDVGLSQESSDEDSGYAA, translated from the exons ATGGAGCCGGTGGCAGCCCCTGGGCGAGTGCGCTCGGCCGGGACGGAGCGGCGCAGGAGGCAGAAACCACCCAACACGA ccctgAAGCGAGTGGTGGTCTCGCTGCTGCCCGCCCCGTGCAGCCGGTTCCTCTGGAGCCGGCCGGACCAGTACCGCAGCGGCAAGTTCTTCCTGGGAGCCGGCGTCGGGACCCTCCTGGGTCTCG ggctctgccagctcctcaTCGTCCCCATGAACTTCACGGAGACGCGCAAGGCGCAGGTCTCCTACGGGCTGGCGG GGGTGACTGCCTTGGGCTGGGCCACGTCCCCCCACTTTCGTTGCGCCACCCTGCTCGTGGCCCCCAAATTCCTGGGCAAGGAAGGTCGGGTCTACGTCCTCTCCTTCGTCCTCGCCGCCATCTACAACG GCCCCGTGGCCAACATCTGGCACAACCTGGAGGAGGTGACGCGCTCGCTGGGCTGCGTGGCCGAGCTGCAGGTCAACCACAGCCGCCACCTCTGGCGGGCGTCCACGGCCCCCCTGCACGACCTGATGGAGAACATGGCg CGGGGCGGAAGGAGGCTGAACGCCGAGATGCAGAACGTCTCGCGCGCCTTCGTGGAGCTCAACGAGGAGGTGGCCAGCGAGGCGGGCTACGACCTGCGGCGGCAGCGCCGCCACCCGGGCCCCCGGCCGGGCCAACGCACCCAGGAGCTCTTCGAGAAGAACACGAGGATGCGCTGTACCC ATGTGATCGACCAGGGCATGCGGCGCTGCCGGGAATGGTTCGACTCCATGCACGACAAGTGCATGGAGAAAGTGTTCGTGCCCATCGTCAACCACCTCGTCTGCCTGCCCATGAAGCTCAAGATCATCTGCCGGATTGTCAGGG TCATGGACAGCTGGTGCCAAAACAGGATCCCCGTGGATGGCAACTTCGGGCAGATGTACGACCTGGTGAACGACTCCATCGGCAACCTCAGTCAGGAATTCACTGCCAGCGTCGTCTACCAGGTGGGGGCCCGTCCCCTCCgcccggggccggggtgggggccGCATCCCGCC GGCCCCACGGTCCCTTGGCCGCAGGAGCATCACCGCGAGATGCTGCTGGATGCCAACATTTCGGCGGCGCGGCTGATGGAGGAGGTGAACTCGCACCTGCAGCAGCACGGCACCCACCTGGGCCGGGCCGTCTCCTTCTTCcgcctgctgctctccttcacctTCCTCCTCGTCTTCATCTC GGCTTTCTCCTACACCAAGCAGTACTGCCAGGACATCTCCTTTGACAACCTCTACATCACCACCTACTTCCGCCAAATCGATGCCCGACGCAGAAAGCAG cacaagCGGACGCTGCTGCCCCTGCGGCGGGCAGAGGTCTCCACCGTCATCTTCCCGTGCCGCCTGGCCATGCAGCGGCTCGAGATGAAGAACatg gtgctggagctgctggagtgcATCCcgcccctgctcctcctcctcctcgcctgcGGCCTGGACCACGCGCTCGTCGCCATGCTGAGCGTCATCCGGCAGCACTCCTTCGTGCAGTACTCCTTCCACa GCAGCCACCGCTTGGCCGTGCATGTGACGGGGACGTCCCTGATGGCTCGGCTCCTGCGCAGCACCGTCGGGGCCCTCAACACCTCCTCCCACTCCCGGCTGGAGACGTCCAACTTTG cctgcctgccGCGGCCCCGCAGCATGGGGCGGCAGCAGTAcgtgggcagctgcctgcccctggccctgctggtgctgctctgcctggcccAGGTCTACACCCACCGCCTGCGCCGCGCCATCGCCGCCTTCTACTTCCCCAAGGTGAgcggcagccccggcaccggccgAGGGCCCGGCACAGCCTTGGCACGCTTTTGGGGTGAGCCGGTTGGCCCTGGTCACCCTTCATGGTCTCCGCCGGCGCAGCGGGAGAAGAGCCGCGTGCTCTACTTCTACAACAAGCTGCTGCGGCAGCGGCAGATCTTCGTCCAGCGGCAGCGCAAGCTCGTCGCCCGGCGGGCACGGCAGCACCCGGGGCTGGTGAGTGGGGACGGCGACGTGGGGCTGGGACCGCACCGGGTCgccggggcgaggcggggcgggaCTTTgctgtccccccccatcccaggtCCGTTC CTCCATGGGGCGGCTGCTCAGCCCCACACGTCCCCGTCGCCGCCGCAGGGGCCGTCGCTGCGGGAGTGGTGCTGCCAGCGCTGGCCGCGACTGCGCCGCTGGATGCGCCGGAGCTGCATGGTGTGCGGgacccctggcaccccccaggacCGCGTCTGCCCCGCGCCCGCCTGCGGCGCCCCGTACTGCCGGCCCTGCTggagggaggcgggcggcgtgtgCCTcgcctgcacccccggggatgtCGGCCTCTCCCAGGAGAGCAGTGACGAGGACAGCGGGTACGCGGCCTGA